In Vidua chalybeata isolate OUT-0048 chromosome 4, bVidCha1 merged haplotype, whole genome shotgun sequence, the genomic window ACTGATAAAACCTGGAGGATGTTTTGGCTGTCGGtaacttttgggttttttgtttacCCTCCCTGCTAATTCCAGCTCTCGGGGAAGGCAAAGACAACTTTGTTCAGTGCCCCATGGAAGCTCTGAAATGGGAGGAGAGGAAGTGCCTCATCCTGGAGGAAATCCTTGCATACAAGCCCGACATCTTGTGCCTTCAGGAAGTCGACCACTACTTCGACACCTTCGAGCCACTCCTCAGCCGCCTGGGCTACCAGTGCACTTTCTTCCCAAAGCCGTGGTCACCGTGCCTGGACGTGGAGCACAACAACGGGCCGGATGGCTGCGCCATGTTCTTCCTCAAGGAACGCTTTGAGCTCGTCAGCAGTGCCAACATCCGCCTGACCGCCATGAAGCTGAAGACCAACCAGGTGGCCATCGCTCAGACGCTGAAGTGCCACGAAACCGGCAGGCTCTTCTGCATCGCCGTCACCCACCTGAAAGCCCGCACGGGCTGGGAGAGGTTCcgctctgctcagggctgcgACCTCCTCCAGAACCTGAAGAACATCACCCAGGGAGCAAAGATCCCGCTGATCGTCTGCGGAGACTTCAACGCGGAGCCAACCGAGGAGGTCTACAGGGAGTTTTCGAACTCCAGCCTCAATTTAAACAGTGCATACAAGCTGCTGAGCCCCGATGGACAGTCGGAGCCCCCCTACACCACCTGGAAGATCCGGCCCTCTGGAGAGTGCCGGCACACGCTGGATTATATCTGGTATTCCCAGCATGCCTTGAATGTGAACTCAGCCCTGGGCTTGCTGACTGAAGAGCAAATTGGGCCCAACAGGCTGCCCTCATTCAATTACCCTTCCGATCACCTGTCCCTTGTGTGTGACTTTAGTTTTAATCAGGACCCTGACAGGCTGCTGTAATGTCTTGGAGTGCCACCTGGTATTGCAGTGTTTGAACTCCCCGGTCTTCTAGAGAAAACCTTTGAAGCTAGATGCTGTTGAAAGGTGAGGAGATACTGTTGACTAACCATTATTTCAGGCACTTGTTTGGAGCTACACTTGCTGTTCAGCCCTCATTAATGTGCAGCCTTCAcgggaggaagaaggaagccGGTGTTCTCGTCATGCTCTTCCTGCTGCGTCAGGGTTTGAAAACGACAAGGCAAATGGCTTTATTCTTTCACTAAGCCTACTGTTTTAAGGATTCAATCCTCTAATGAATGTGGAGGCCTTAGTATTTAAATCAAAACACTTGTGTTTGTAAAGCATCTTGCCCTGACAGCatgctgattttatttatttcatgttaaGCTTCTGCAAGTACCAAAGGGAGTGAGGTTCGACTACCCAGTGAGATTATCTTAAATCTTTTTCTGTTGCAATATGAAGGAAGTTTAATGCAGTTCAGACAAAAAGCTAAGCTCATAATAGTGTGGTCTTGTCATTTTACCATGACCTGAGATGACAAATTCATTAGTAGTGTGAGGAAGGACCCCTCCAGTAAGAGCAGGTGAGGAAAGAGAGGCTGGCTATGACCTGGAGTAATACCCTCACTTTTCCAGAATAATGTGCATGTATCTGTCACACACATAAAGCCTGCAGGCTGTACAGTGACTGTTCCTTCATCTCTTCTGTGCTTCCCTCTGGAGGACACAGCTAACTGGGGATTATTTCTTCCCCTGCTTTGAGTATTACTTTTCTAAATTGTTTAAATTTGTAGTCTTGTCAATCTTTCTGTTTCAGTAAAGGGCCAGTCTTAATattgaaagattttcttttatttatcttcAGAATCTAAAGCTACACTGGAACCTGTTATaagataaaatttatttattgagagaataaataaatctgattGGAAATCATAGAGTGACAGTGTTCAGGAGCCTCTTCCTGTGACCCAGGGAAACTCTGGCAAGGCATCTGGGCTACAACAGAGGTGTGTTAGTATAGTGTGTTAGTATAGTAACTCCTGTGATTGCTCACTGGTGACATAGGAATTGCATATATGGGTTGCAAACATGCCAGTATGCCATAAAATGGCATAGGAAGAGAGGGGGTAAGAGGGACAACAGATGGAGTTGTGCTGACATTTAGATAGTTGAGGAAGATATGGCATGGCAAATAAAGCAGTATTTCCATGTGAAGTAGGGTGCATAGTAACTCTTAAATGTTCCAGGTGTTTATTAATAAAACTCTTTGGAAAAAAGTAATAGCTCAGCTGCTTTCTCACTTCACTGTCCCAAGTTTCTGTTGCCAAGGAGATGACCTGTCTCAACAAGTTTGAGCTTCAAGTTGCTGCTGATGCTTCCCCTTCCAGACCTCTTTTCCCCCACCCCTAACCCTAATCTCAGAGTGGCATGGCTGCTTTGCCTTCACAGCATACACTCTTTCTCCAGCTTGGAATGGCCAAATTTCACAAGTCAGAAGGGAAGGGAGTTGTGTTTAGCTGTTAAGCTGCTCACTCTTCTAGTTAGAGAGGAAACCTACGCTGTATTACTgtaaatatttccctttccaACAGTTGTGTGGAGCTACAAATCTGCAAAAGGGAGGTGCAAGAATTCCTCCTTGAGGGCTGCTAAATGTGCAGGGGAAGGCTGGCCCCTTACAAGATGCAGCTGTATCTGCCACTTTCTTCTAAAACCTCATGTGAAGAGAAgtgccacaggtgtgagctTTACACAGCCCATAAATTACTACACTTGCATTGCTGAGAAGGGAAATACAGAGTCTGGTGACTGGAAGTCCCAAATTCCCACACAAACACACTCCTCATCAGGCAAACAAATGAAGTGCTGTTGTGCAGCTGTAACACGCTCTGCACATGTTCCTGATGCTTGCAGGATGAGGGCAATGATGCAGAGGCTCCTTTAGCCAACCTGGGATTTGTGTGGATTTGACTTTGCCCAAAGGAAAGGATTTTACAACCAAGGAGACATGGACTTGGTGAATACGCTTACCAGGCACGTGCAACATGCCAGCACCTCCTTTGGCTAGAATTTCAGAAAGAGCAAATTGTGTCCCTGGAAGCCAGAAGGGTGGCGCttttgggggagattttgggCAAGAGATGCAACACTCCCAATGCCCCACAGAGAGACAGACCTTTGAGCATTGCTGCCATGTTTCATACCAAGTAGACACTGACAGCTTCCTTTTTATGGTGCTGGCTGCCCTCAGCATTAGAGAGGGAGTGAGATGCAGTGCTTCTCCtttacaattattttctcttaGGACCTTCCCTCAGATGGTCTTGCAGGGAGGAGCAATGATACAAGTACCTGTTAATTAACATCTGTAGTCATCTGCAGCTAAACACTTCTACAGTCAACACCACAATGTAGACCTGTAAGATGGTATCTTTAGTAGGTCAAACCCTTGCTCATCTACCACAAAAAACTCACACCAGAAGCTGGAGCTTCCATCCAGACTCCTTttggcagttttctttctctggaagAAACTTTACTTATGTGTAGAAAGCCCTGACATGAGAGCAAAGATCACgtctgtatttaaaaacaaactaaaccATAACCACTCCCACCAAAAATGAAATCACTCCAGgatttaatttcacttttgtATAAGCAGCTCCATTTTCCTCAGGGCAGTGAAGATGTCCATCAGTGCGGCAccattcccactgccagggcacAGAGCCACAGACCTGATTGTGGAAGGCTTTTTACCAGCAAGAACTGAACTATCACAGCTGCAGAATTCCCACTCTCACAGTGGAGTATCTGTATGATTCTTAAGGCATTTTAATTCATAGCCTTGCTTGCAACACCAATTCTCCTGAACAACAAATCAAACTGTTGAGAAAGAGCATGATTTGTACTGCCAATCACTGCCAGATACTGCCATCACTGCAGAACCTCTTCTGAAGTGGAAAGGGCTGGGATTCTTCTTTCATCCTGGACGTGTTACAGTAGATGCTTGCTGCTTCAACTCCTTAAAGGGTAATTTTGAAGGCAAGGGGGGGTGAAATAACTGAAAGGGCTGGGGATTCTTCCCATCTCAAGGCAATCCTTAATACTGTCCTACTCAGAAAATCCCTGCTACAGCACAATGTTGAACCCTTTCTGCtggattttaataaaaaagtagACAGGCTGCAGAAATTAACTGCTAAGTTCCCAGGCAGCTTCACCCTTTTATTCCAGTACATGccataatttattttgcagacAGACTCTTTTGGAAAACTTAAATGGATTATTGctcttgctttgttttatgcAGCAAGAGGCAagcctgcagcactgaaatACTTCTGCCAGCTATAAATATCAGGACACTAAATATTGctcagaagaagcagaaaggattttttttcctgtgtagcAGTATGACTCTTAACAATAAAAAATGTCTTCCAAGCTCTTCTTATGAATGTATGCCTTAGAAGCACACCAAGGCTAAAAAAAGGCTACAGAGATCCCTTGCTTTCATCTTGAATAAAGCGTGTCTTAGCTTTAGCAGTGACACTTTTTCCTCACTCTCAAGCAAGCTGCAGGAAGAAATGACCCACTTGTTTAATTTGCTGAGAGGCAGAAGCTGTTGCAAGCTTATTAAAACACTCTCTCTCCTGGAGAACAATTAGATTCCAAATACATAGTGTCATTTGGATCTTCCTAATAAGCTTAACACATGCTATTTGAACTGTCTCTACAAGGCAGAATTGCACTTAGCTTGTTCTGGCAGTAACAATCATCACATGTAGCTGAGATCCCTGCTGCACATGTCGTGCTGAGGACCAGCTTGAGGCTTCAAGCACCTCTCCATTTTCTCCTCAACTTCTGACTGCCCCTGGCTCACTCATCCCTGATCACCTCAGATGTGACTCTCCAAAACCCTAAAGTTGATGAAATCAATTAGCAGAGGATCCCAAGATCTCAGCCTTCCTTTCAGCACACTTTATCCAGACAACTTGAGATGTGTCAAGGGCCAGACCCCTTCACTGGGAAAGATGTGCAAGAGAAAGCTAACAAAAAACAGTTGTCTCTGGAATTCCCCTTTCgacttttcttatttttgataCTCAGACATTTATCCTGAGTTGCAACTCACAGCTGagatgttttttccccctgtggATTACACAGCATCACCCTTTTCATTCTGTAAGTTAAAACAGTgggtttgaaaaataaaaatattttttatctgcAAAATCAGTGGTACCAAGTCTGTGTATGTCTCAATGCCTTCTGTACAAAGCATACTCACTTCACACAAGTTTCATTCTACCCACACATCTACGAGTTACTGCTTGCCAAGGATGAGTTAAGCCTGGACCCTTCTACATGAACCACCAGATTCAGATGTAAAAGGGAATCCCGCTTTCACACATGTACAAAACAAAAGGTTTTCCAATGGGATTTCAAAAGCCTGGGAGTATAGCTAGATACTAACCTTTTATATATTCTAGTGTTCCTTTCATCTGTTTCAGATGTTACAAACCTGACCAAAGCTCCCTCATCCTGAGGTCACATCCTCCAATACCACCAGTAAAAACATACTTATTTACAGAATCAGGTTAAGTCCTCTTTCCATTTCAGTTACATCAGCGCATCCTCACACAGACTGAGATTCTCACAGCACTTCATGAACTTCAGGTGAGAGTATCCTCTGGCAGCCAGTATCATGTGCCACTCACTGGTGGCCAGGGGAGAGAGCCAAAGGACCATCGCCGGTTCCGTGGCAAGACGCAGCACTGGCAGTGTCTCAGAGCTGACTATCCCACCAGCAGTGGAGCTGGCTGCATTCATTCCTCTAGTTTTTGCCATTACATAATGAAGTCTTGGCATTACAAGGAGGTCATCAGCTGGAGATCCTTATCTATTTCCAGGAAGATAAGTTTGTCCCCATTTGACTTCCAGTGTATCTAAATTAGGTGTTGGAAAGGTCTTAATTACAAATACTCGACATAGATATTTCATGCTCTGAGATACAGCATTCCTTTCAGATACAATCAAGTAACAGCCACTTAGAATAGGGTTTCTTACAGACTAGACTTACAACAGCAGGTTTAAAAACACTTGCTTCTCTCTTCTTGGCTTTTGGCTCGGATTTGTACCACCTGCCTCTCTTTACACTGCTCCATTTCCTTTTACACAGAATGTTAGTGCCTCTCAGACTGCCAAATTAATCGAGTGATTGCCCAGCTTCCCCTACCTCCTTTTCCTACCTCTTTCTTAGAAAAAAAGTCGCCTTCTCTCTCCATTTCCTTGTGTGAGGGGTCTTAGTCCTGTACCCCATGCCAGAAACACAGTTCACGTATAAGAACTTCTGATTCTTTGGATTGCTGCCTTACACAAGCAATCTTTTTTATCTGCTTCAGCTTCATTTTGTTCTTAATCTCCACTTCCCTGCTCAAGAGGatgaaaaagaacagtttttcCAGAAGCTTTTCATAGTCCCCCCAGTGCTGGCTTGGCTGGCTATTTCCACTCTTCTTACCAGTTGAAAGGAAGAATGGGCCTTGCTGCTAGGACTCTACAAGTAACCTGGTTCTCAGCATGTAAACTATTTAATTCTGGTGTCTTTCAGCATTACAGAAGACCTCAGTTCCAGACAGCTGTTAAAACTGCTCCTCCGGGCATTAAGTTAGATGATAATTTAGACTTTAATTAAACTTCAAGATTACCCAAGTTCCTGCCCTGAAGACTTTTCAGGGCACAGCACTAGGAACTGGGGGTCCATTGGGCACCTGACTAGCCACAGCCTGATGTGCCAGTGTGGTGCCCCTGAAATCAGGCTAAGCTACATTTCAAGCCATGCACACGGACTGGAAATATGGAGCCAATATCTGGTGTAGCTGGAGGAGCAGCTAGGTAGTTCACAGAGCTCATGTGCACGCTCACCATGCTGAAAATGTCTAAGAACTAGACCCCTGCCAGAAGTTACCTCACCAGCTACAGCAAGCTTCACAGGTATTTAAACAAATGAGTGAGAGAGCTGGTCAACCCTTCGAAGCAGGGAGGAGTCCCAAAATTTCACACTGTATCGTCTGTATTGGGATGAATGCCTGGAAGATTTCAAATAGGAAAAGAAGGTTAACAGGTTagcagaaaggaagaaggaaaaaataaacagcacacCAAACAccattaaattttctttctgtatttcattaaaaCCTACTTGAATACACTTTGAAACAAGAGTACAACAAAATAGAATATACTTCAAATGTTGAATATACAAACTATTATAGTTCGTTCTGAACACTGGTACTTCCCTCTTAACTTCAACTAAAAAAATTTACAGGTTTAGAACTACCTGACAAAAGCTCATGCTGGGTGTGACCTTTGAAGTGAGAGTAGAGCTGAAACTGAAATGTATGCACAGATGTCAAGGCTAGGTGAGAGAAACAGGCATGGTacagcagaaggcagaaaacCTGCTGCGAC contains:
- the NOCT gene encoding nocturnin, translating into MYQSSARCLCSALPALCCAPAAAAASASRLPLPRPRSHPPAPGPAAPRAAAGGPPAPGTPPRTACSMGNSTSRLYSVLAKTLSSGAVAQHQDCLEQLDSAQLDPIDPKDLLEECQIVLQKRPPRFQRNFVSLKKNTASNHRPIRVMQWNILAQALGEGKDNFVQCPMEALKWEERKCLILEEILAYKPDILCLQEVDHYFDTFEPLLSRLGYQCTFFPKPWSPCLDVEHNNGPDGCAMFFLKERFELVSSANIRLTAMKLKTNQVAIAQTLKCHETGRLFCIAVTHLKARTGWERFRSAQGCDLLQNLKNITQGAKIPLIVCGDFNAEPTEEVYREFSNSSLNLNSAYKLLSPDGQSEPPYTTWKIRPSGECRHTLDYIWYSQHALNVNSALGLLTEEQIGPNRLPSFNYPSDHLSLVCDFSFNQDPDRLL